In Betaproteobacteria bacterium, the following proteins share a genomic window:
- a CDS encoding minor capsid protein, translating to MISISFRLPFSQAVAAARRRNVMLPADYYALPAEYRRQAFTVTGLATLDQIQRVRDSLTAAIGDGQTFMEWKKGLDVTALALPRARLDLIYRQAAQTAYMAGHQRTLEGNTDRRPFWMYSAINDHRTRPTHRAMSGFVARHDDPVWKRWFPPCAFNCRCTIVSLTEEQAKRRGYPMARPPVEPDPGFRNAPLDEGEKLDQLLRDRVLVAGGVFAVAYERAVARMLAPDWLPSASLLEGEIALLAAMRGDPRYAVLTPAEVYSIGAYTGSSFSWLNEHLRGNVEELSAIQIGMVQSLGSAVRKLEQGVERTLWRGFTVDEGRHAGLRGKFVRGEVGESEAFLSTSDSQVIATARARPAGRLRGVLIEIRTSRGADVHDFVDLQEGEIIIAPQARFLVVSVREEGGILYVQLRDAAGQAGFGFSA from the coding sequence ATGATCTCGATCTCGTTCCGGCTCCCGTTCTCGCAGGCCGTGGCCGCCGCTCGTCGCCGCAATGTCATGTTGCCCGCGGACTACTACGCGCTGCCCGCCGAGTACCGGCGCCAGGCGTTCACGGTCACGGGGCTCGCCACGCTCGACCAGATCCAGCGCGTACGCGATAGCCTCACCGCGGCGATCGGGGACGGGCAGACCTTCATGGAGTGGAAGAAGGGGCTCGACGTGACCGCCCTTGCGCTCCCTCGCGCCCGACTTGACCTGATCTATCGCCAGGCGGCGCAAACCGCCTACATGGCTGGGCACCAGCGAACGCTGGAGGGGAACACCGACCGGCGCCCGTTCTGGATGTACTCGGCCATCAACGATCACCGCACGCGCCCGACCCACCGGGCCATGAGCGGGTTCGTTGCGCGCCACGACGACCCGGTGTGGAAGCGGTGGTTTCCACCATGCGCCTTCAATTGCCGGTGCACCATCGTCTCGCTGACCGAGGAACAGGCGAAGCGCCGCGGCTATCCAATGGCGCGCCCGCCCGTCGAGCCGGACCCCGGCTTCCGAAATGCCCCGCTTGACGAAGGCGAGAAGCTGGACCAGCTGCTGCGCGATCGCGTGCTCGTGGCGGGCGGCGTGTTCGCGGTGGCCTACGAGAGGGCGGTGGCACGGATGCTCGCTCCGGACTGGCTGCCATCAGCATCGCTCCTTGAAGGGGAGATCGCGCTCCTGGCTGCCATGAGGGGAGATCCGAGATACGCGGTACTCACGCCGGCGGAGGTCTACTCGATAGGCGCTTACACGGGATCCTCTTTCTCGTGGCTCAACGAGCACCTGCGCGGGAACGTGGAGGAGCTCTCAGCGATCCAGATAGGGATGGTCCAGAGCTTGGGATCCGCCGTACGCAAGCTCGAGCAGGGAGTCGAACGCACTCTTTGGCGCGGGTTCACTGTGGACGAGGGGCGCCATGCGGGGTTGCGCGGTAAATTCGTCCGTGGCGAGGTTGGGGAATCCGAGGCATTCCTGTCGACGTCGGACAGCCAGGTAATTGCGACGGCGAGGGCTCGTCCAGCCGGGCGCCTTCGCGGAGTTCTCATCGAGATTCGAACCTCTCGAGGTGCCGATGTCCACGACTTCGTCGACCTCCAGGAGGGAGAGATTATCATCGCGCCCCAGGCGCGCTTCCTTGTTGTGTCGGTGCGCGAGGAAGGGGGTATTCTGTACGTTCAGCTGCGCGATGCAGCGGGGCAGGCAGGATTCGGGTTCAGCGCATGA
- a CDS encoding DUF2190 family protein yields MLNPLLTKAFTAGAAVAQNRIVKMGAADGAVIVAAAVSDKPIGVSVASIDAASGGRVDVVLAGVYEVKAGGTITRGDPITSDATGQAVTAAPAAGTNNGIIGRALQSAVSGDMVDVLICPSSFQG; encoded by the coding sequence ATGCTGAACCCCCTGCTCACCAAGGCCTTCACCGCGGGCGCCGCCGTTGCCCAGAACCGGATCGTGAAGATGGGCGCCGCCGACGGCGCCGTGATCGTTGCGGCCGCCGTTTCCGACAAGCCGATCGGCGTGTCCGTCGCCTCGATCGACGCAGCCTCTGGCGGTCGCGTCGACGTGGTCCTCGCCGGCGTCTACGAAGTGAAGGCGGGCGGCACGATCACCCGCGGCGACCCGATCACCTCGGACGCCACCGGCCAGGCGGTGACCGCCGCCCCGGCCGCCGGCACGAACAACGGGATCATCGGCCGCGCCCTCCAGAGCGCCGTTTCCGGCGACATGGTCGACGTGCTGATCTGCCCCTCCAGCTTCCAAGGCTGA
- a CDS encoding major capsid protein translates to MYRNKSTIADDVMPRVTVNKQAFKYFKHTLADGFTIPDTKVARASAPNRVEFTATETTDQTVDYALDDSIPFEDIENSSPGMNPQGKATEYISNLIALDREVRVATAAFTAGNYAGGNQSTLSGTSQWSDFTNSDPISAILTAMDSMVMRPNVMVLGQAVWTKLSTHPKLVKAFYGTSADTGIVTREFIRQLFELDGLFVGQSWYNTARKGQTATLARAWGKHCSLIYRDNLASVDRGTTWGLTAQYGSRVAGSFEDRDVGMRGGVRVRAGESVKEVITANDLGYLFVNAVA, encoded by the coding sequence ATGTACCGCAACAAGAGCACCATCGCGGACGACGTGATGCCCCGGGTGACGGTCAACAAGCAGGCCTTCAAGTACTTCAAGCACACCCTGGCCGACGGCTTCACCATCCCGGACACGAAGGTTGCGCGCGCGTCCGCGCCGAACCGGGTGGAGTTCACGGCGACCGAGACCACCGACCAGACGGTCGACTACGCCCTGGACGACTCGATCCCCTTCGAGGACATCGAGAACTCCTCGCCCGGCATGAACCCGCAGGGCAAGGCGACCGAGTACATCTCGAACCTGATCGCGCTGGACCGTGAGGTCCGCGTGGCCACGGCCGCCTTCACGGCGGGCAACTACGCCGGCGGCAACCAGTCGACCCTCTCGGGCACGTCGCAGTGGTCCGACTTCACGAACTCGGACCCCATCAGCGCGATCCTCACGGCGATGGATTCCATGGTCATGCGCCCGAACGTGATGGTGCTGGGGCAGGCCGTGTGGACCAAGCTCTCGACCCACCCGAAGCTCGTGAAGGCCTTCTACGGCACCTCCGCCGACACCGGCATCGTGACCCGCGAGTTCATCCGCCAGCTCTTCGAGTTGGACGGCCTCTTCGTGGGCCAGAGCTGGTACAACACGGCGCGCAAGGGCCAGACGGCAACGCTCGCCCGCGCGTGGGGCAAGCACTGCTCGCTCATCTACCGCGACAACCTCGCGAGCGTGGACCGCGGCACGACCTGGGGCCTCACGGCGCAGTACGGCTCCCGCGTGGCCGGTTCGTTCGAGGACCGCGACGTGGGCATGCGCGGCGGCGTCCGGGTACGCGCCGGCGAATCGGTGAAGGAAGTCATCACCGCCAACGACCTGGGCTACCTCTTCGTGAACGCGGTGGCCTGA
- a CDS encoding DUF1320 domain-containing protein produces MGYCAQADLEARFGAEELKQLTDETNVPPATIEVAEVANACAEASSLIDGYLRSRYTLPLSTIPDVLKKWACDIARFYLWDDRAGEGTPVRAAYDDALKQLEAVAKGTFALVTSAGADVSQGTGSIAISTSDRVFTDDLLSLMP; encoded by the coding sequence ATGGGCTACTGCGCGCAGGCTGACCTCGAGGCGCGGTTCGGCGCCGAGGAGCTGAAGCAGCTCACCGACGAGACGAACGTCCCGCCGGCGACGATCGAGGTGGCGGAAGTGGCGAACGCCTGCGCGGAGGCCTCCAGCCTCATCGACGGCTACCTCCGCAGCCGCTACACGCTCCCCCTCTCGACGATCCCGGACGTGCTCAAGAAGTGGGCCTGCGACATCGCGCGCTTCTACCTCTGGGACGACCGGGCTGGGGAGGGCACGCCCGTGCGGGCGGCCTACGACGACGCGCTGAAGCAGCTCGAGGCGGTGGCCAAGGGCACCTTCGCCCTCGTCACGTCGGCCGGCGCGGACGTATCCCAGGGGACGGGCTCGATCGCCATCTCGACCTCCGACCGGGTCTTCACGGACGACCTGCTGTCCCTGATGCCGTGA
- a CDS encoding phage virion morphogenesis protein: MKILIEVRDEQVTRLLSRLSELGTNLRPAMNAIGEAVVNSTRLRFAESAAPDGSAWKPLAFATLIARSRRGRRGSRIVSVGSGQPLLDTGQLRNSISFGASDREVVIGTPLSWSRVHQFGGQAGRGHKVRIPARPFLGISQEDRAEITAILADHLGSAA, encoded by the coding sequence GTGAAGATCCTGATCGAGGTCCGAGACGAGCAGGTGACCCGCCTGCTGTCCAGGCTCTCGGAGCTGGGGACGAACCTGCGCCCGGCCATGAACGCGATCGGCGAAGCGGTCGTGAATTCCACGCGCCTTCGCTTCGCGGAGTCCGCGGCGCCGGATGGGAGTGCGTGGAAGCCGCTCGCGTTCGCTACCCTTATCGCGCGCAGCCGGCGCGGACGCAGGGGCTCGCGAATCGTGTCCGTGGGATCCGGCCAGCCGCTCCTGGATACCGGGCAGCTGCGCAACTCGATCAGCTTCGGGGCGTCGGATCGCGAGGTAGTGATCGGGACGCCGCTTTCCTGGTCGCGCGTCCACCAGTTCGGCGGGCAGGCCGGGCGTGGCCACAAGGTGCGCATCCCGGCGCGGCCGTTCCTGGGCATTTCGCAAGAGGACCGAGCCGAGATAACCGCCATCCTCGCGGACCACCTCGGGAGTGCTGCGTGA
- a CDS encoding DUF1799 domain-containing protein: protein MEIAKLAGQEGDGGDYEIWPENADALRAFSFCESQWRVAFGPMGGAVWMGLRWDAVDRALRIFGIPDNEETWWAIRVLEREASAALNEKAGEK from the coding sequence GTGGAGATTGCCAAGCTCGCCGGACAGGAAGGGGACGGCGGGGACTACGAAATCTGGCCCGAGAACGCAGATGCGCTCCGGGCTTTTTCATTTTGCGAGAGCCAATGGCGCGTGGCCTTTGGCCCGATGGGAGGGGCGGTGTGGATGGGGTTGCGATGGGACGCCGTGGACCGCGCGCTGCGGATCTTCGGCATCCCGGACAACGAGGAGACCTGGTGGGCCATCCGGGTGCTTGAGCGCGAGGCATCGGCAGCACTCAACGAAAAGGCGGGCGAAAAGTGA
- a CDS encoding phage tail length tape measure family protein encodes MSANITFGVRITADNQVFVNGVRASTEEVNKLGEGLKRVSKDADGAAGSQESLTGAVAKGSIAADVAMKAVQFLGDTYAGMKEQTRQAQQEQLRLESVLNATQGAAGRTAEQISELANAMAKATRFDGDGIKKAAAQLAAFGDIAGKTFDRTIKAAGDLAAVFGGDLETRTLQLAKVLTEPGTSLGQFERSFGKFEPEVKKAIANALELNDVMMAQKIILDNLEGRVGGAAVNAYRGLERQIEGTNKAWDDLLKAMGERVFDAQSKDASAFETVLRSLGDTIRATSSDWERAALIAEESGINMFNPLAIPAIVGSAAQQREQERLLAGDGARRPGASADPNRQRAADEFKRLLEGSSKAEKFASEWRHAWATIIQDGKVGTAEASQIIESIVAKYTSAVKRTSDESKTRTEEAYDAAQQVDRMEEEANAEREKGAAFVAKMLSDMNGIVATAEEDVALWGVRSEYAGNIRKARELTKKLEGEIWLVDENQAKAMRDILASTLAAMDARTATIILLKEEKAITEARIEAEKRLGAEIEKQNEQIGQSLTDALFRAFESGEGFGRAFAQTLMNTINAMVLRPIINPISSAVGGAVNAGLSSAGNAVAGYLGYGSIGTASQFVGGLTGAIPAGAIGAEAVAAGVGVDSLSASIGSALLGLGPVGWATIAAATVAAYVGLRDPGPAERQGTFGQVTGDTQGLAYSARSRFSQFGFSDMAWGSDADMKPTITAFLGGLTTFENALYAAIKPDQREAVSTALAGSTRRYSLGTEHEDFGAQLLGIARDRLATIVGAIYPSLEHLIIGFEGTGEELLNFVSGLMRTQQIINAMVDANPMEAATTQFRNAQNGIATALNANNSRMRTLIETFDGTAAGADALTQATNQYYMAQVQLLVQMEEIRQSVAGMFGDTRRSIEMGGLTDQERYNYLQNEADDLYSQVLASTNPEEIQRWAQRINQDILDSFNLLAPEQQRSERENFLSRLDTVSTATQARIASLQTQAAAATRANMDRVADLWEEASTEQKAAAAVQLAAAKLNYENSAGYSPYSGPPIPTKQPGDYAKSYVLTDGG; translated from the coding sequence GTGAGCGCTAATATCACCTTCGGGGTACGGATCACGGCGGACAACCAGGTGTTCGTTAACGGTGTGCGCGCGTCCACCGAGGAGGTGAACAAGCTCGGCGAGGGCTTGAAGCGCGTCTCCAAGGACGCCGACGGGGCCGCCGGCAGCCAGGAGAGCCTTACCGGCGCGGTCGCCAAGGGCTCGATCGCGGCGGACGTAGCGATGAAGGCCGTCCAGTTTCTGGGTGACACCTACGCCGGGATGAAGGAACAGACGCGCCAGGCACAGCAGGAGCAGCTGCGGCTGGAGAGCGTGCTCAACGCCACGCAGGGGGCGGCGGGCAGGACGGCGGAGCAGATCTCGGAACTCGCGAATGCGATGGCGAAAGCCACGCGCTTCGATGGCGACGGGATCAAGAAGGCCGCGGCCCAGCTCGCCGCTTTCGGGGACATCGCCGGGAAGACGTTCGACCGCACGATCAAGGCGGCCGGGGACCTGGCCGCGGTGTTCGGGGGCGATCTTGAGACTCGCACCTTGCAGCTCGCCAAGGTGCTGACCGAGCCGGGGACCTCGCTGGGGCAGTTTGAGCGATCGTTCGGCAAGTTTGAGCCGGAGGTGAAGAAGGCGATCGCGAACGCCCTCGAATTGAACGACGTCATGATGGCTCAGAAAATCATCCTGGACAACCTAGAGGGGCGCGTCGGCGGAGCGGCGGTGAACGCATACCGCGGGCTGGAGCGGCAGATCGAAGGGACGAATAAGGCCTGGGACGACCTCCTCAAGGCGATGGGCGAGCGCGTCTTCGATGCGCAGTCGAAAGACGCGTCGGCATTCGAGACGGTTCTTCGTTCCTTGGGGGACACGATAAGGGCGACCTCGAGCGACTGGGAGAGAGCCGCGTTGATCGCCGAGGAGTCCGGGATCAACATGTTCAATCCCCTCGCGATCCCGGCGATTGTTGGCTCCGCTGCCCAGCAGCGTGAGCAAGAGCGCCTGCTTGCCGGTGACGGTGCGCGGCGCCCCGGAGCAAGCGCAGATCCCAACAGACAACGAGCTGCAGACGAGTTTAAGCGGCTCCTGGAGGGGTCGAGCAAAGCGGAGAAGTTCGCCTCCGAGTGGCGTCACGCTTGGGCCACCATCATCCAGGACGGAAAGGTTGGGACGGCCGAGGCGAGCCAGATCATCGAGTCCATCGTGGCGAAGTACACGTCCGCCGTCAAAAGGACTTCGGACGAATCGAAGACGCGCACCGAGGAAGCCTACGACGCCGCTCAGCAGGTCGACCGCATGGAGGAGGAGGCCAACGCCGAGCGCGAGAAGGGGGCGGCCTTCGTCGCCAAGATGCTCAGCGACATGAACGGCATCGTGGCCACCGCGGAAGAGGACGTGGCCCTGTGGGGGGTCCGCTCGGAATACGCCGGCAACATCCGCAAGGCGCGGGAGCTGACCAAGAAGCTGGAGGGCGAGATTTGGCTCGTGGACGAGAACCAGGCGAAGGCGATGCGCGACATCCTCGCCTCGACGCTGGCCGCCATGGACGCCAGAACCGCCACCATCATCCTCTTGAAGGAGGAGAAAGCGATCACCGAGGCCAGGATCGAGGCCGAGAAGCGGTTGGGCGCCGAAATCGAGAAACAGAACGAGCAGATCGGCCAGTCGCTCACCGATGCCCTGTTCCGGGCCTTCGAGAGTGGCGAGGGGTTCGGCCGGGCGTTCGCCCAGACGCTCATGAACACCATCAACGCCATGGTGTTGCGCCCGATCATCAACCCAATCTCCAGCGCGGTGGGCGGGGCGGTCAACGCCGGTCTTTCGTCGGCAGGGAACGCGGTCGCCGGGTACTTGGGATATGGCAGCATCGGCACTGCGAGCCAGTTCGTTGGCGGGCTCACCGGGGCGATCCCGGCGGGCGCGATCGGCGCAGAGGCGGTTGCGGCGGGCGTCGGCGTGGATTCGTTGTCGGCGTCCATCGGGTCCGCATTGCTGGGGCTCGGCCCGGTGGGTTGGGCAACTATCGCTGCAGCAACCGTAGCCGCCTACGTGGGACTGCGTGATCCCGGGCCTGCGGAGCGGCAGGGAACCTTTGGCCAGGTGACCGGGGACACCCAGGGGCTCGCCTACTCGGCCCGTAGCCGGTTTAGCCAGTTCGGTTTCTCCGACATGGCGTGGGGTTCGGACGCCGACATGAAGCCCACGATCACGGCGTTCCTCGGAGGGCTCACCACCTTCGAGAACGCCCTGTACGCGGCCATCAAGCCCGACCAGCGGGAGGCGGTGTCCACCGCCCTTGCGGGGTCCACGCGCCGGTACTCCCTCGGGACGGAGCACGAGGACTTCGGCGCCCAGCTGCTCGGCATTGCGCGCGATCGCCTGGCGACGATCGTGGGGGCCATCTACCCCTCGCTGGAACACCTCATCATCGGCTTCGAGGGCACGGGCGAGGAGCTGCTCAACTTCGTGTCCGGCCTCATGCGCACGCAGCAGATCATCAATGCGATGGTGGACGCCAACCCCATGGAGGCGGCCACCACCCAGTTCCGCAACGCGCAAAACGGTATCGCCACGGCGCTCAACGCCAACAACAGCCGCATGCGCACCCTGATCGAGACCTTCGACGGCACGGCCGCCGGCGCCGACGCGCTCACCCAGGCCACCAACCAATACTACATGGCGCAGGTGCAGCTGCTGGTCCAGATGGAGGAGATCAGGCAGTCGGTTGCCGGCATGTTCGGCGACACGCGCCGCTCCATCGAAATGGGTGGGCTCACCGACCAGGAGCGGTACAACTACCTGCAGAACGAGGCCGACGACCTGTACAGCCAGGTGCTCGCATCCACCAACCCCGAGGAAATCCAGCGGTGGGCGCAGCGCATCAACCAGGACATCCTCGATTCGTTCAACCTTCTGGCTCCGGAGCAACAGCGATCGGAGCGCGAGAACTTCCTCTCGCGGCTGGACACGGTGAGCACCGCCACCCAGGCGCGCATCGCGTCGCTGCAGACCCAGGCGGCTGCCGCCACCCGGGCCAACATGGATCGCGTGGCCGATCTGTGGGAGGAGGCCTCCACCGAGCAGAAAGCGGCGGCGGCCGTGCAGCTCGCCGCGGCCAAGCTCAACTACGAGAACTCGGCGGGGTACTCGCCCTATTCCGGGCCGCCGATCCCCACGAAGCAACCCGGCGATTACGCCAAGAGCTACGTGCTGACGGACGGAGGCTGA